In Flavobacterium sp., a single window of DNA contains:
- a CDS encoding RagB/SusD family nutrient uptake outer membrane protein has protein sequence MKKLFKLFMMGMLIPLLSLFSCSDDFLDAPSENQLTPADLPEGVTAFDGIAESLYFKPWFTFNDKFLIAVGDMYAGNAFTFDGAYAQFKDAQVTSQNPILTEGYVSLFSVVDQSNNLMSLVEERKSELPEASYKNAIAISRFMRANAYFYLVRTFGAVPIINKAGSAAQPKRNLVSDVYKFIKQDLEYAVANLPERAAKKGYVTKYVAMGILAKVHLTLNEYAECAALTQKIMGNQYILIQDYGNLFSSPENNNSSESMFALQWKAIATEWGTQNTNQAYIVPGGTGITGGGDGWGVYLPSISLQNGFEPKDTRKKSTIMTDGDFYPELLKNQGGFTYKKIYSSTAANFRKYIVGSAAERNDVFFMRTSQNTIILRYSDILLMNSEAILAGAPSTASASALSSFNEVRARAGLPAKTVLTRDDLFNERRIEFALEGQYFFDLKRRGLAEATAIISQQEVGFYSDDARTELISRKITPGSNYFELPLPQSAIDTNPSLLEPPVPFNFN, from the coding sequence ATGAAAAAACTTTTTAAACTTTTTATGATGGGAATGCTGATACCATTGCTGTCTTTATTTTCTTGTTCAGATGATTTTTTGGATGCACCATCTGAAAATCAATTAACACCAGCTGATTTACCCGAAGGAGTTACCGCTTTTGACGGAATCGCAGAGAGTTTGTACTTTAAACCGTGGTTTACTTTTAATGATAAATTCCTGATTGCTGTTGGTGATATGTACGCCGGAAACGCTTTTACTTTTGACGGCGCTTATGCTCAGTTTAAAGATGCTCAGGTAACATCACAAAACCCAATTTTGACAGAAGGATATGTTTCGTTGTTTTCGGTTGTCGATCAATCGAATAATTTAATGAGTTTAGTGGAAGAGAGAAAAAGTGAACTTCCGGAAGCATCGTATAAAAATGCCATTGCAATATCTCGTTTTATGAGAGCAAATGCTTATTTCTATTTGGTGAGAACTTTTGGAGCCGTGCCAATTATCAATAAAGCAGGTTCTGCAGCGCAGCCAAAAAGAAACCTTGTTTCAGACGTTTATAAATTCATCAAACAGGATTTAGAATACGCTGTGGCAAATTTACCGGAAAGAGCTGCCAAAAAAGGCTACGTTACTAAATATGTGGCTATGGGTATTTTGGCAAAAGTGCATTTGACTTTAAATGAATATGCAGAATGCGCCGCTTTAACCCAAAAAATTATGGGTAACCAATACATTTTAATTCAGGATTACGGGAACTTATTCAGCAGTCCTGAAAATAACAACAGCTCCGAAAGTATGTTCGCTTTACAATGGAAAGCGATTGCTACAGAATGGGGAACACAAAATACCAATCAGGCATATATAGTTCCGGGAGGTACAGGAATTACTGGCGGAGGTGACGGATGGGGAGTTTACCTTCCTTCTATCTCTTTACAAAATGGATTTGAACCAAAAGATACCAGAAAAAAGAGTACAATCATGACAGATGGTGACTTTTATCCTGAATTATTAAAAAACCAAGGTGGATTTACGTATAAAAAAATATACTCTTCTACAGCAGCTAATTTCAGAAAATACATTGTAGGTTCTGCAGCCGAAAGAAACGATGTGTTTTTTATGAGAACTTCTCAGAACACGATCATTTTAAGATATTCTGATATTTTATTGATGAATTCTGAAGCGATTTTGGCCGGAGCACCTTCCACTGCTTCTGCATCTGCTTTAAGTTCTTTTAATGAAGTAAGAGCAAGAGCCGGATTGCCAGCTAAAACAGTCTTAACAAGAGACGATTTGTTTAATGAAAGAAGAATTGAATTTGCATTGGAAGGACAATATTTCTTCGATTTGAAACGCCGCGGTCTGGCCGAAGCAACAGCAATCATTTCACAGCAAGAAGTTGGTTTTTATTCTGATGACGCACGAACAGAATTGATTTCCAGAAAGATAACTCCGGGAAGCAATTATTTTGAACTGCCGTTACCGCAGTCTGCTATTGATACTAACCCGTCATTATTAGAGCCTCCAGTTCCTTTTAACTTTAACTAA
- a CDS encoding SDR family oxidoreductase, producing MENELKTKEPLSSKKIVILGGSSGLGLAAAKAAVKEGASVVIVSSNPNRLSAALELLSDKSTGFSVDLSNEENIKNLFNQIGNFDHLIYTAGENINMSMIDNMDIEESKNFFMIRFWGVIAAIKYGKKYLNKGGSITLMSGSFGERPATGYSMGASICGAMNALTRAMAVELAPIRVNNIAAGVIKTNLWDNLSEEDRLGFYKYIEDSSLLKRVGEPEDIAQAFLYLIKQPHVTGQSLVIDGGAVLV from the coding sequence ATGGAAAATGAGTTAAAAACAAAAGAACCGTTAAGCAGCAAAAAGATTGTTATTTTAGGTGGAAGTTCCGGCCTTGGATTGGCAGCAGCAAAAGCGGCAGTAAAAGAAGGTGCAAGTGTTGTTATAGTTTCGAGTAATCCCAATAGATTGTCTGCAGCTTTAGAATTACTTTCTGATAAAAGCACAGGATTTTCCGTTGATTTAAGCAATGAAGAAAATATAAAAAATCTTTTTAATCAAATAGGAAATTTTGATCACTTAATTTACACTGCCGGTGAAAACATAAACATGAGTATGATTGACAATATGGATATTGAAGAGTCTAAAAACTTTTTTATGATTCGCTTTTGGGGTGTAATTGCGGCAATTAAATATGGAAAAAAATACCTTAATAAAGGTGGTTCGATAACATTAATGAGTGGTAGTTTTGGTGAGCGTCCTGCTACGGGCTACAGTATGGGAGCCAGTATTTGCGGTGCGATGAATGCTCTTACAAGAGCTATGGCGGTTGAACTTGCGCCAATAAGAGTAAATAATATTGCAGCCGGCGTTATTAAAACAAATTTATGGGACAATCTAAGTGAGGAAGATCGCCTTGGATTCTATAAATATATTGAAGATAGTTCTTTATTAAAAAGAGTAGGCGAACCTGAGGATATTGCGCAGGCTTTTCTTTATCTAATAAAACAGCCTCATGTAACAGGGCAATCTCTTGTTATAGATGGTGGAGCTGTATTAGTATAA
- a CDS encoding endo-1,4-beta-xylanase: MKIKFLLMLTSVVFFLNACSKDDNEAAETLETPVANAPKDVNDNGFKAKWNYVSYSKSYLLDVSTTADFTTFVPNYNAKEVTDLNEVVVGLTGGTQYYYRVRAKNETEISGYSNVISVVTTGSSGIPEDPTFLKVKVNKLANPFFVGMAIKASQLTNGSPYDIILKNEFSSISAEYEMKMDQISTASGVYNWTVADKIVAYGNANNINVHGHALVWHNSVPQWLKDFSGTDAEFAAEVKKYITDVVTHYAGKVKSWDVVNEAVDDNGGAMRNTIFLQRMGPNYVKDCFQWARAAATAAGDTSLLLFYNDYATSTNIAKQDKVFSIADDLKAANVIDGIGFQMHNTYLSPTKAQIETDLNRAVSKGLKIHVSELDIQVNPSNDISSFTNERRLAQKEKYKEMVKIYNALPAANKYALTIWGMKDNESWIPFNAELNHPGNDWPLLYDSNFAVKSSHTGFLEGLD; this comes from the coding sequence ATGAAAATTAAATTTTTACTAATGCTGACCAGCGTCGTCTTCTTTTTAAATGCCTGCTCAAAAGACGACAATGAAGCTGCTGAAACTTTAGAAACGCCAGTTGCAAACGCTCCAAAAGATGTAAATGATAATGGTTTTAAAGCAAAATGGAATTATGTTTCCTATTCAAAAAGCTATCTTCTGGATGTTTCAACCACAGCAGACTTTACCACTTTTGTCCCAAATTACAATGCAAAAGAAGTTACTGATTTAAATGAAGTTGTCGTAGGCTTAACCGGAGGAACTCAATATTATTACCGGGTAAGAGCTAAAAATGAAACAGAAATTTCAGGTTATTCGAATGTAATTAGTGTTGTAACAACAGGTTCAAGCGGTATTCCTGAAGATCCTACTTTTTTAAAAGTAAAAGTAAATAAGCTAGCCAATCCGTTTTTTGTAGGTATGGCGATAAAAGCGTCACAATTGACAAACGGAAGTCCGTATGATATTATTTTGAAAAATGAATTCAGCAGTATTTCTGCCGAATACGAAATGAAAATGGATCAAATTTCGACGGCAAGCGGTGTTTACAACTGGACGGTTGCCGACAAAATTGTGGCTTACGGAAATGCCAATAATATCAATGTTCATGGACATGCTTTAGTTTGGCATAATTCGGTACCACAATGGTTAAAAGATTTTTCTGGTACGGATGCGGAATTTGCTGCAGAAGTTAAAAAATACATTACAGATGTTGTTACGCATTACGCAGGAAAAGTAAAATCATGGGATGTGGTTAACGAAGCTGTAGATGACAATGGCGGTGCAATGCGAAATACTATTTTCTTGCAGCGAATGGGACCTAATTATGTAAAAGACTGTTTTCAATGGGCAAGAGCTGCCGCAACTGCTGCTGGCGATACATCATTATTATTATTCTACAATGATTATGCAACTTCAACTAATATTGCCAAACAAGATAAAGTTTTTAGTATTGCCGATGATTTAAAAGCAGCTAATGTGATTGATGGAATTGGTTTCCAAATGCACAACACTTATTTAAGTCCGACAAAAGCTCAAATAGAAACTGATCTTAACAGAGCGGTATCAAAAGGCTTAAAAATCCATGTTTCTGAATTGGATATTCAAGTAAATCCATCTAATGATATCTCGAGTTTTACAAACGAAAGAAGGTTAGCCCAAAAAGAAAAATACAAAGAAATGGTGAAAATTTATAATGCGCTTCCGGCAGCAAATAAATACGCCTTAACCATTTGGGGAATGAAGGATAATGAATCCTGGATTCCGTTTAATGCAGAATTAAATCATCCCGGAAATGACTGGCCTTTATTGTACGATTCAAATTTTGCAGTTAAAAGTTCGCATACAGGCTTTCTGGAAGGTTTAGATTAA
- a CDS encoding glycoside hydrolase, whose amino-acid sequence MKKLNLLALTVTCVLGLGFASCAEDTNPTVKDQSASVSTKNSTSKVAGSPWVKQFEDTFDVGSNLSQWTKEQRADYNSWYCDYASSVPTTQWRDGKQCLEIKTTKLSTYKYQSGFISSHYQYKPENNTEYMLSANIKLIAMDGGTYKSFTETYGAWPAFWSVQQNGWPTKGEIDIMEGYSFAPNASRFTSNLFYGTSSGTNLLGNAAERNYPGNFNINGNGGWHLYESFWKMQNNVVTVTIKVDNVTVSTYTNSSAGNLNLNNFGPHSIIFNLNVGSKDSNFIDPNKINLFSTVMMWVDDVTVYKRPL is encoded by the coding sequence ATGAAAAAATTAAATTTGTTAGCGTTAACAGTGACATGTGTATTAGGTTTAGGGTTTGCATCTTGTGCAGAAGACACAAATCCAACTGTCAAAGATCAATCGGCAAGTGTAAGTACAAAAAACAGTACAAGCAAAGTAGCCGGCTCACCTTGGGTTAAACAATTTGAAGATACATTTGATGTAGGCTCCAATTTGTCACAATGGACAAAAGAACAGCGTGCAGATTATAATTCATGGTATTGCGACTATGCCAGTTCAGTGCCTACTACACAATGGAGAGACGGAAAACAATGTTTGGAAATCAAGACTACAAAATTGAGCACATATAAGTATCAATCAGGGTTCATTTCTTCTCATTATCAATACAAGCCTGAAAACAATACAGAGTATATGCTTTCCGCCAATATTAAATTAATAGCAATGGATGGCGGAACTTACAAGTCTTTCACGGAAACTTACGGTGCGTGGCCTGCTTTTTGGTCCGTACAGCAAAATGGCTGGCCAACCAAAGGAGAAATAGATATTATGGAAGGTTATTCATTTGCCCCAAATGCAAGTCGTTTTACTTCAAATCTTTTTTATGGAACTTCTTCGGGAACAAATTTATTAGGAAACGCTGCTGAAAGAAACTATCCTGGGAATTTTAATATTAACGGAAACGGCGGATGGCACTTGTATGAATCATTTTGGAAAATGCAAAACAATGTAGTAACCGTAACTATAAAAGTTGACAATGTAACGGTTTCAACATACACAAACAGCAGTGCAGGCAATCTTAACTTAAACAATTTTGGACCACACTCTATTATATTTAATCTGAATGTTGGATCAAAAGATTCTAATTTTATTGACCCTAATAAAATCAACTTATTTTCGACTGTAATGATGTGGGTAGATGATGTAACGGTTTACAAAAGACCGCTTTAA